In one window of Mytilus trossulus isolate FHL-02 chromosome 7, PNRI_Mtr1.1.1.hap1, whole genome shotgun sequence DNA:
- the LOC134724668 gene encoding uncharacterized protein LOC134724668 isoform X1, translating to MSAIRKPSNNSRIKAAILAFVQMPRMQSSSSQCCLCSIGVFMFLFGIIMIATGASLILNYGIVNDDLLLPELRNDEGKKIVGIVLICVGLVFGIVSVSVSAYYFCAPEKHPTIKPDDIRSISNGSTLSGTRLTSTQRSGSRPGSNQSARSGSNQSARSGSNQSARSNGQGARRKVSPADGPLKPIEKSSGSQFSQSIPSVHHRSKNKHKTKKKSKRLVTKTPLEDIKELDTVSRKTMDIGDDNNYDTPRSPSELDSASINTSETSSRVPTYHVTDYSIQQTDHSIIVQNGSSINNSNHYDMQTNNSEIDAYHNALPGTASSENDSDDQIINKNKRKNHSHGSHDNPTFDGCELESTGSESTINKAILSDVYDEKSQTSSL from the coding sequence ATGCCTAGAATGCAGAGTAGTTCCAGCCAATGTTGCTTATGTTCTATTGGTGTGTTTATGTTTCTATTTGGCATCATAATGATAGCTACGGGTGCTAGTCTTATTCTTAATTACGGGATAGTAAACGACGATTTGTTGCTACCAGAACTTAGAAACGATGAAGGAAAGAAAATTGTAGGAATTGTTTTAATATGCGTAGGGTTAGTTTTTGGAATAGTGAGTGTGTCTGTAAGTGCTTATTACTTTTGCGCGCCTGAAAAACATCCAACTATCAAACCGGATGATATCAGAAGCATTTCTAATGGAAGTACTTTGTCTGGTACAAGACTAACATCTACACAGAGATCTGGTTCTAGACCTGGTTCTAACCAAAGTGCAAGAAGCGGTTCTAACCAAAGTGCACGAAGTGGTTCTAATCAAAGTGCAAGAAGTAATGGTCAAGGGGCAAGACGGAAGGTTAGTCCAGCTGATGGACCACTCAAACCGATCGAAAAATCTTCAGGGAGTCAATTTTCTCAAAGTATACCTAGTGTTCACCATAGATcgaaaaacaaacataagaCGAAAAAGAAAAGCAAGCGACTTGTAACAAAGACACCATTAGAAGATATAAAAGAATTAGATACGGTGTCCAGGAAAACAATGGACATCGGTGACGATAATAATTACGATACTCCACGAAGCCCGAGTGAATTAGACTCTGCTTCGATTAATACTAGTGAAACGTCTAGTAGAGTACCAACATACCACGTGACAGATTATAGCATACAACAGACAGATCATAGCATAATAGTACAAAATGGGAGTAGCATAAACAATTCGAATCATTATGACATGCAAACAAATAACAGTGAGATTGACGCATATCATAATGCTCTTCCGGGCACAGCGTCCTCGGAAAACGACAGTGACgatcaaatcataaataaaaataaaagaaaaaatcattCGCATGGTAGTCATGACAATCCAACTTTCGATGGTTGTGAATTAGAATCCACCGGAAGCGAGTCTACAATCAACAAAGCAATATTAAGTGATGTATACGACGAAAAGTCCCAAACTTCATCATTGTGa
- the LOC134724668 gene encoding uncharacterized protein LOC134724668 isoform X2, giving the protein MGSFRTIGKKIKMAMPRMQSSSSQCCLCSIGVFMFLFGIIMIATGASLILNYGIVNDDLLLPELRNDEGKKIVGIVLICVGLVFGIVSVSVSAYYFCAPEKHPTIKPDDIRSISNGSTLSGTRLTSTQRSGSRPGSNQSARSGSNQSARSGSNQSARSNGQGARRKVSPADGPLKPIEKSSGSQFSQSIPSVHHRSKNKHKTKKKSKRLVTKTPLEDIKELDTVSRKTMDIGDDNNYDTPRSPSELDSASINTSETSSRVPTYHVTDYSIQQTDHSIIVQNGSSINNSNHYDMQTNNSEIDAYHNALPGTASSENDSDDQIINKNKRKNHSHGSHDNPTFDGCELESTGSESTINKAILSDVYDEKSQTSSL; this is encoded by the coding sequence ATGCCTAGAATGCAGAGTAGTTCCAGCCAATGTTGCTTATGTTCTATTGGTGTGTTTATGTTTCTATTTGGCATCATAATGATAGCTACGGGTGCTAGTCTTATTCTTAATTACGGGATAGTAAACGACGATTTGTTGCTACCAGAACTTAGAAACGATGAAGGAAAGAAAATTGTAGGAATTGTTTTAATATGCGTAGGGTTAGTTTTTGGAATAGTGAGTGTGTCTGTAAGTGCTTATTACTTTTGCGCGCCTGAAAAACATCCAACTATCAAACCGGATGATATCAGAAGCATTTCTAATGGAAGTACTTTGTCTGGTACAAGACTAACATCTACACAGAGATCTGGTTCTAGACCTGGTTCTAACCAAAGTGCAAGAAGCGGTTCTAACCAAAGTGCACGAAGTGGTTCTAATCAAAGTGCAAGAAGTAATGGTCAAGGGGCAAGACGGAAGGTTAGTCCAGCTGATGGACCACTCAAACCGATCGAAAAATCTTCAGGGAGTCAATTTTCTCAAAGTATACCTAGTGTTCACCATAGATcgaaaaacaaacataagaCGAAAAAGAAAAGCAAGCGACTTGTAACAAAGACACCATTAGAAGATATAAAAGAATTAGATACGGTGTCCAGGAAAACAATGGACATCGGTGACGATAATAATTACGATACTCCACGAAGCCCGAGTGAATTAGACTCTGCTTCGATTAATACTAGTGAAACGTCTAGTAGAGTACCAACATACCACGTGACAGATTATAGCATACAACAGACAGATCATAGCATAATAGTACAAAATGGGAGTAGCATAAACAATTCGAATCATTATGACATGCAAACAAATAACAGTGAGATTGACGCATATCATAATGCTCTTCCGGGCACAGCGTCCTCGGAAAACGACAGTGACgatcaaatcataaataaaaataaaagaaaaaatcattCGCATGGTAGTCATGACAATCCAACTTTCGATGGTTGTGAATTAGAATCCACCGGAAGCGAGTCTACAATCAACAAAGCAATATTAAGTGATGTATACGACGAAAAGTCCCAAACTTCATCATTGTGa
- the LOC134724668 gene encoding uncharacterized protein LOC134724668 isoform X3, protein MPRMQSSSSQCCLCSIGVFMFLFGIIMIATGASLILNYGIVNDDLLLPELRNDEGKKIVGIVLICVGLVFGIVSVSVSAYYFCAPEKHPTIKPDDIRSISNGSTLSGTRLTSTQRSGSRPGSNQSARSGSNQSARSGSNQSARSNGQGARRKVSPADGPLKPIEKSSGSQFSQSIPSVHHRSKNKHKTKKKSKRLVTKTPLEDIKELDTVSRKTMDIGDDNNYDTPRSPSELDSASINTSETSSRVPTYHVTDYSIQQTDHSIIVQNGSSINNSNHYDMQTNNSEIDAYHNALPGTASSENDSDDQIINKNKRKNHSHGSHDNPTFDGCELESTGSESTINKAILSDVYDEKSQTSSL, encoded by the coding sequence ATGCCTAGAATGCAGAGTAGTTCCAGCCAATGTTGCTTATGTTCTATTGGTGTGTTTATGTTTCTATTTGGCATCATAATGATAGCTACGGGTGCTAGTCTTATTCTTAATTACGGGATAGTAAACGACGATTTGTTGCTACCAGAACTTAGAAACGATGAAGGAAAGAAAATTGTAGGAATTGTTTTAATATGCGTAGGGTTAGTTTTTGGAATAGTGAGTGTGTCTGTAAGTGCTTATTACTTTTGCGCGCCTGAAAAACATCCAACTATCAAACCGGATGATATCAGAAGCATTTCTAATGGAAGTACTTTGTCTGGTACAAGACTAACATCTACACAGAGATCTGGTTCTAGACCTGGTTCTAACCAAAGTGCAAGAAGCGGTTCTAACCAAAGTGCACGAAGTGGTTCTAATCAAAGTGCAAGAAGTAATGGTCAAGGGGCAAGACGGAAGGTTAGTCCAGCTGATGGACCACTCAAACCGATCGAAAAATCTTCAGGGAGTCAATTTTCTCAAAGTATACCTAGTGTTCACCATAGATcgaaaaacaaacataagaCGAAAAAGAAAAGCAAGCGACTTGTAACAAAGACACCATTAGAAGATATAAAAGAATTAGATACGGTGTCCAGGAAAACAATGGACATCGGTGACGATAATAATTACGATACTCCACGAAGCCCGAGTGAATTAGACTCTGCTTCGATTAATACTAGTGAAACGTCTAGTAGAGTACCAACATACCACGTGACAGATTATAGCATACAACAGACAGATCATAGCATAATAGTACAAAATGGGAGTAGCATAAACAATTCGAATCATTATGACATGCAAACAAATAACAGTGAGATTGACGCATATCATAATGCTCTTCCGGGCACAGCGTCCTCGGAAAACGACAGTGACgatcaaatcataaataaaaataaaagaaaaaatcattCGCATGGTAGTCATGACAATCCAACTTTCGATGGTTGTGAATTAGAATCCACCGGAAGCGAGTCTACAATCAACAAAGCAATATTAAGTGATGTATACGACGAAAAGTCCCAAACTTCATCATTGTGa